The Sandaracinus amylolyticus genomic interval CTACGCGAAGCTCGGTCTCGCGGTGGCGACCGACGGCGACGAGAAGACGCCGCGCACCGCGATCGGCATGGACGGCGCGCGCAGGCTCCCGATCGTCGACGCGGAGTGAGCGCGCGGTCGTACTGATCGGCTTCGGTGTGTGCTCGCTCCAGGTGCGCGCTTCGCGCGCACGCCCGTCGCGCTGCTGGTTTCGGCGAGCGGGCCGCTCGTGGTGGGGTTGCTTCGCGGTGAAGGGCTCGCCGAGTCCCCGCGGATCGCTTGCGGGAGGGTGATCTCGAGTCCCCGCGGATTCGGGACCGGTACGTGAGCGCGCGCGCCTCCGGGAGAGTTGGTGGATCGCTTGCGTCAGCGGTCGCGTTTCCGGGAGAGCTGGTGGATCGCTTGCGTCAGCGGTCGCGGTTCCGCGATGTGGTGTGGGACGCTAGCGGCAGCGGCTGTCCTTCCGAGATGTCTCTCGAAACGGTTGCGCAAGCGGCTGTGCTTCCGAGATCTCTCCTGGAACGCTAGCGTTAGCCATCGCCCTTCCTAGATCTGTTGCCCAGCGGCGGCTCCGCGCACCATGACCTCCGTCGACGGCGCCAGATCGCACTCAACGGAGCATTGTCTTCCGTCGGAGGTGCTCCTACGCTGGGGCTCGACATGGACGACGTTCCCGAGGCCCTCGAAGCTGCCGTGCTCGCCAAGCGGCTCGGCGTCAGCACCCGGACGCTCCGCGCGTGGATGCAGGCCGGCGCGCTGCCGCGACCGCGGGCGCGCGGTCACCTCACGCGCTTCGATCGGAAGCAGATCGTGATCGCCTACGCGGTCGCCGCGCTCCGACGCGACGGAGTTCCGCTGCCGCACATCGCGCGCTTCCTCACGAACAAGACCGACGCGGAGCTGCGCGAGATCGGCGGGCTTCCCGCGCCGCGCGAGCCCGCCGCGCTGCCTCCGCCGC includes:
- a CDS encoding helix-turn-helix domain-containing protein, with the translated sequence MDDVPEALEAAVLAKRLGVSTRTLRAWMQAGALPRPRARGHLTRFDRKQIVIAYAVAALRRDGVPLPHIARFLTNKTDAELREIGGLPAPREPAALPPPPPTRALPSDGTPSAPARDGAGRGSGIENVVSTESLAVQSALAPRDEPSSTGVPIGAVWRRIELLPGLELHVRADAPPFVHGIAAAIAAGRFSK